The genomic stretch ctagtcatattcaacaagcttgtactgtagaataacaatcaaagaatttttttatttttgccgacacctgcatgtaacaaaattatatatttaccaatccgtattcccaacacgatggtcgtcttgggcatcggcaaaattttcctcgctgtccgagtcagaatcAGAAAAATCTGATTGACTGTCACTAAATTCTGGCTCAAACATAtacggttgaacggaaaactcatcgtaatcgctatcatcttccatttttcaacattttttatctAAAGTTGCAAGATATAATACATCCGAAGCCATTTATTATGCCGGCTCGTAATTGAGTCGTTATTGAGTGCCTgttacgtcacttccggtttgaatgaaaatggcgagaacatcggaatgtgtgaaaaatcgcgactttgttctattcgttctcgctaataacaccgtatttgaaatgaagtgaggagcgaaatagtttagatatgcactaaattcgataaataaaggtgttttacggGTTTTTAAAACCGCGGCAGGTGAActttaatttattaacaagacCGGTTTTAACCTATTATCGAATACTAATCGCAAACACCACGGTGTTGTTCTGGGGATACGCGGGAGCCTGATGGACGCCCACCGCCTGTTGGAGGGTGCTCCCTATCCGGCCCCGCTTCTTCATTTGGTGACAGCAGACGACCAGGAAGGCGATCACTGCTATGAAGCCGACGCACGCGAAAGCAATCCCCATAATGATCCCTATAGTCCTTCAAAGGGACAAAATAAGGTTCAATTTATTTAGATTGGTTAACCACTATGGTCCTTCAAAGCCACAAACGGATGTACATTTTTTaagtgaatttatttttattcttgtgCATTGATTGAGccaaatttaattcaatttagttTGACCCGAAATGAGATACTCCATCTTTTCATTTGTGACACTTCGTACAACCAATACATGGTAATTATAGACCTCGACATAATCGggttaacatttaaaaataggTTTGGCTTAAACAAAGGTACTTTATTTTCTTGAATAAAACCAGTTCTATTTGTCTGTTACCGACATTTTCCCGTTGAAATAGACTGTATAAGGATCGGATTGTATATACCGTTCCCGTTGAAATAGACTGTATTAGGATCGGATTGTATATACCGGTGCAATTGCTTCGAGTTAATGAAGGGGCCGGGCATTTGATATACTAACGATATAACACCTGAAGCTCTCATTATCATGCTGAGCGCCTGGTAGTTAGGCCTCAAAACCATAACCTATTCAAATTCTATTGGATTACTCAGACCACCATCCCCTCCATGTAAACCGGAATTCCTTCGCGGTCCCGCGAACGACCGGGTGGCAGTGTTTTCACTGAAATGCTTTCGCTTAAAACGACTTTGACCGGAAGAAGCGTATCTCACCACGAGAAGCAGCAGATCTCGTCTTCGTCGCCATGCTGCCGGCAACATCCGCTCTCACAGTAAGTCTGCCGCCAGTCGTAGTAGTCCTCGTGGATGTAGTAACAGAACGAGCCCGCCTTGACAGCATCTGGGAGAGGGAATGggaaatttgtgtgtgtattttaaagttttataaggTCTGAGGCTGCCTTATGTG from Dreissena polymorpha isolate Duluth1 chromosome 10, UMN_Dpol_1.0, whole genome shotgun sequence encodes the following:
- the LOC127849184 gene encoding uncharacterized protein LOC127849184, with the protein product MAPVLAHHVRQLLLLLAGFIDAVKAGSFCYYIHEDYYDWRQTYCESGCCRQHGDEDEICCFSWTIGIIMGIAFACVGFIAVIAFLVVCCHQMKKRGRIGSTLQQAVGVHQAPAYPQNNTVVFAISIR